The following are encoded together in the bacterium genome:
- the kdsA gene encoding 3-deoxy-8-phosphooctulonate synthase: protein MIIAKAGSVEFGDGKGLVLIAGPCVIESEDICLEVGREAKRICDGLGIPYIFKASFDKANRTSVESFRGPGIDKGLEILASVKSKLGVPVLTDIHESYQAKPAAEVVDILQIPAFLCRQTDLIVAAAETGKCVNIKKGQFLAPWDMKNSVGKAKSTGNENISLTERGVSFGYNTLVVDMTSLPVMRSLGCPVVFDATHAVQRPGGLGNASGGAREFVPHLVRGAVAVGVDALFMEVHPDPPHGLCDAASMLALADLPKVLSDAKAIENALVG, encoded by the coding sequence ATGATAATTGCCAAGGCAGGCAGTGTTGAGTTTGGTGACGGAAAGGGGCTTGTGCTGATTGCTGGTCCATGCGTGATTGAGTCAGAGGACATCTGCCTTGAGGTAGGGCGCGAGGCCAAGCGTATCTGCGATGGCCTCGGAATACCATATATATTCAAGGCTTCATTCGATAAGGCGAACAGAACGTCCGTCGAGTCGTTCAGAGGACCCGGCATCGATAAGGGTCTGGAAATTCTGGCGTCGGTGAAGTCGAAGCTGGGTGTGCCGGTGTTGACCGACATCCATGAAAGCTATCAGGCAAAGCCGGCCGCCGAGGTCGTTGATATTCTACAGATTCCTGCATTCTTGTGCAGGCAGACTGACCTGATAGTCGCCGCTGCTGAGACCGGCAAGTGTGTGAACATCAAGAAGGGTCAGTTCCTAGCTCCGTGGGATATGAAAAACAGTGTCGGCAAGGCCAAAAGCACCGGTAATGAGAATATCAGTCTGACTGAGCGCGGCGTATCGTTCGGTTACAACACTCTGGTTGTGGATATGACAAGTCTGCCTGTGATGCGCTCTCTCGGCTGCCCGGTGGTTTTCGATGCCACTCATGCAGTGCAGAGGCCGGGTGGACTGGGCAATGCATCGGGTGGGGCAAGGGAGTTTGTCCCGCATCTGGTGAGGGGTGCGGTTGCAGTGGGTGTGGATGCGCTATTTATGGAGGTTCACCCTGATCCGCCGCATGGATTGTGCGATGCCGCAAGCATGCTTGCACTCGCCGATCTGCCTAAGGTTTTGTCTGATGCAAAAGCGATTGAAAATGCTCTTGTGGGATAA
- the kdsB gene encoding 3-deoxy-manno-octulosonate cytidylyltransferase codes for MKATVIIPARMAATRFPGKPLVDICGKPMIAWVYQRASQAESVDRVIVATCDKEIIDAVEAFGGEVVMTSDKHRSGTDRLAEVAENIDSQLIVNVQGDEPLIDPKSIDLAIEPFDKEPDLNMSSLMVPIDSESAKDPNLVKVVVTADNYAMYFSRSPIPYERKPLVGRSVYGHVGLYAYTRQFLLKFAAMEPTPLEMAESLEQLRVLEHGYKIKMVEIADRPMGVDTQEDLERVCAALMF; via the coding sequence ATGAAAGCTACAGTAATTATCCCTGCGCGTATGGCCGCGACAAGGTTCCCCGGTAAACCACTGGTCGATATCTGCGGTAAGCCTATGATCGCCTGGGTATACCAGCGTGCATCTCAGGCTGAGTCTGTCGATAGAGTGATTGTGGCGACCTGTGACAAAGAGATCATTGACGCCGTGGAGGCGTTCGGCGGCGAGGTAGTAATGACCTCGGATAAGCATCGCTCGGGCACTGACAGGCTCGCCGAGGTGGCAGAGAACATCGATTCTCAGCTTATAGTCAATGTCCAAGGTGACGAGCCGCTGATTGATCCCAAGTCGATTGATTTGGCGATTGAGCCGTTTGACAAAGAGCCTGACCTGAATATGTCCAGCCTTATGGTCCCAATTGACTCTGAATCGGCGAAGGACCCGAACCTGGTGAAGGTCGTGGTCACTGCCGATAACTACGCGATGTATTTCTCGCGCAGTCCCATTCCATATGAGAGAAAACCGCTGGTCGGCAGGAGTGTATACGGTCATGTGGGGCTGTATGCATACACGAGGCAGTTTTTATTGAAGTTTGCCGCGATGGAGCCAACGCCGCTTGAGATGGCCGAATCGCTGGAACAACTCCGAGTTTTGGAGCACGGATATAAAATAAAGATGGTCGAGATTGCGGACAGACCGATGGGTGTGGATACTCAGGAGGATCTTGAACGTGTATGCGCCGCACTCATGTTCTGA
- the dprA gene encoding DNA-processing protein DprA: MSEQELRAWLRLSRLELTPRAAAALIERFGSPEAVFEASEAELQELEQLTEKGRVKILENAPAAIERDLRVIDARKIAIIPITSEKYPPNLRKIYDPPVMLYVRGEIIESDKLAVGVVGSRKANVYGKSIAENIGTVLAKRGLTIVSGGARGIDTAAHKGALEAKGRTIALLGCGIDVVYPAENAGLFDLIADSGAVVTEFPIGSAPESWRFPSRNRLISGMSMGLLVCQCPIKSGALLTADFALQQGKDIYAVPGNVDDERNSGCHQLIKDGAKLVESAEDILEELGLETNDTDVQNQLALPIESLSDQERDIISLLSLDPMQVDEIIEKSSLSAPMVSGTLTVLEMKNLIRRVPGNAYIRAL; this comes from the coding sequence ATGAGCGAACAAGAACTCAGGGCTTGGCTCAGGCTGAGTCGGTTGGAGTTGACACCAAGGGCTGCCGCTGCTCTAATAGAGCGGTTCGGCAGCCCCGAGGCTGTATTTGAGGCATCGGAAGCCGAACTTCAGGAATTGGAACAGCTTACTGAAAAGGGCAGAGTAAAAATACTTGAAAATGCTCCTGCCGCGATTGAGCGTGATCTGCGAGTAATCGATGCCAGAAAAATAGCAATAATCCCCATCACATCGGAAAAGTATCCGCCTAACCTCAGAAAAATTTATGATCCACCTGTCATGCTATACGTCCGAGGAGAAATCATCGAGTCTGATAAGCTGGCTGTGGGTGTTGTCGGTTCAAGAAAAGCAAATGTTTATGGCAAGTCCATCGCCGAGAATATAGGCACGGTCCTCGCAAAACGCGGTCTGACCATTGTAAGCGGCGGCGCACGCGGCATCGATACTGCGGCTCACAAGGGCGCACTCGAAGCTAAAGGAAGGACAATAGCTCTTCTGGGCTGTGGAATAGATGTAGTCTATCCGGCTGAAAATGCCGGTTTGTTCGATTTGATTGCCGACAGTGGCGCAGTGGTCACAGAGTTCCCAATAGGTTCTGCACCCGAGTCATGGAGATTTCCATCGCGAAACCGTCTGATCAGCGGAATGAGTATGGGATTACTTGTGTGTCAATGTCCCATAAAGTCTGGAGCTCTGCTGACGGCGGACTTTGCTCTGCAGCAGGGAAAGGATATTTATGCAGTTCCCGGCAACGTGGATGATGAGCGCAATTCCGGCTGTCATCAGCTCATAAAAGATGGAGCAAAGCTGGTTGAAAGCGCGGAGGATATACTCGAAGAACTTGGCCTGGAAACAAATGATACGGATGTTCAGAACCAGTTAGCGCTTCCGATAGAATCGCTGAGTGACCAGGAACGCGATATTATTTCTCTGCTCTCGCTCGACCCTATGCAGGTGGACGAGATAATAGAGAAATCATCTCTGAGCGCGCCTATGGTCTCGGGCACGCTGACCGTCCTTGAAATGAAAAACCTCATAAGGCGCGTGCCGGGAAACGCATACATACGCGCGCTTTAG